One part of the Haliotis asinina isolate JCU_RB_2024 chromosome 2, JCU_Hal_asi_v2, whole genome shotgun sequence genome encodes these proteins:
- the LOC137272382 gene encoding uncharacterized protein encodes MICLLVLTFAYGALSAPVAPPDLTTGLTQSFHRIDHDGSGKADVSEFLRVFDLYDHNHDGKMTKEEYIASSHAPKYVADAIFKNYHGGLLRTDVKNVLTVFDANGDGAVSLSEFVSKYKSILSSVQNHPVGK; translated from the exons ATGATTTGCCTTCTTGTGCTGACTTTCGCTTACGGTGCTCTAAGCGCCCCGGT AGCTCCGCCGGACTTGACGACAGGCCTCACGCAATCCTTCCACAGGATAGATCACGATGGAAGCGGCAAGGCTGATGTGTCAGAGTTTCTGAGAGTTTTTGACTTGTATGATCACAACC ATGATGGCAAGATGACAAAGGAAGAATACATTGCTAGTTCTCACGCCCCGAAATACGTCGCTGATGCGATTTTCAAGAACTACCATGGTGGTCTCCTGAGGACCGATGTGAAAAACGTCCTAACCGTGTTCGACGCCAATG GTGATGGTGCTGTCAGCCTCTCGGAATTCGTCTCCAAGTACAAGAGT ATTTTGTCCTCAGTACAGAATCACCCGGttggtaaataa